The Thalassotalea psychrophila genome window below encodes:
- the ybaK gene encoding Cys-tRNA(Pro) deacylase yields the protein MTPAINLAIKYQIDFEVHQYIHDVNAASYGIEAAEKLNIEASRVFKTLVVVNEQNKLLVAIVPVEQQLNLKLFAKASKSKRVSMAEPKTVERSTGYVLGGVSPLGQKRLLTTVIDQSAEQHQTIYVSAGKRGLEIELAPKDLSQALNATFVTIT from the coding sequence ATGACTCCTGCAATAAATCTCGCTATAAAATATCAAATTGATTTTGAGGTTCATCAATACATCCATGATGTAAATGCTGCTTCGTATGGTATAGAGGCCGCAGAGAAACTTAACATTGAAGCAAGTAGGGTATTTAAAACGTTAGTTGTCGTTAATGAGCAAAATAAACTTCTAGTGGCAATTGTACCTGTAGAGCAGCAATTAAATTTAAAGCTGTTTGCCAAAGCTAGTAAATCTAAAAGGGTGTCAATGGCAGAACCTAAAACTGTAGAGCGAAGCACTGGTTACGTATTAGGAGGAGTTAGTCCATTAGGGCAAAAACGATTATTAACTACTGTTATTGATCAAAGTGCAGAGCAGCATCAAACCATTTATGTGAGTGCTGGTAAACGTGGTTTAGAAATTGAACTCGCACCTAAAGATTTAAGTCAGGCCTTGAATGCTACATTTGTAACTATCACTTAA
- the sppA gene encoding signal peptide peptidase SppA produces MSEKPSFIKKVFNKLWVILNTSRKVFLNLVFFGFIIFLYSVLTDDSHEVKIPDKTALVLNFYGTIVEQKHTVDPADAIMQEAFDQKEENPEMLITEIKDVIKTAKNDVRIKSLVLYPQNLQRAGLHHLQEIGAAINDFKQSGKEVVAFGDYFSQDQYHIASYADKVWINPEGAIVLEGYGRYRTYFKAALDKLNVTAHVFKVGTYKSAVEPYLRDDMSEKAKEANKQWLDQLWTSYKYDIAENRNLDMANFDETAVGLLAKLEKAEGSFALYALQSGLVDELRTREQIRLAMIEKVGKATSGDHFSQISYKDYLKANKAPFPVVNPMTDKVAIIVAKGTILNGDQEPGTIGGDSTAKLLRKARLNDKVKAVVLRVDSGGGSAYASEIIRQEVELLKAEGKPVIASMANYAASGGYWISASANEIWASPNTITGSIGIFGMFPTFDRALDKLGIHTDGIGTSELAGLGVSRPLDKDIGNIIQASINRGYKEFITLVSENRGMTLEQVDAIAQGRVWTGAKAQELGLVDKLGNLDDAVIAAADRAGLKTYDTWVVEKELSAKDMFLRNMFESAQVFLPESESTMMNLSNPTLKQRIMAMINEFESINQLNDPKGVYSFCLACEVN; encoded by the coding sequence ATGTCTGAAAAACCAAGTTTTATTAAAAAAGTATTCAATAAATTATGGGTAATATTAAATACCTCTAGAAAGGTGTTTTTAAATTTAGTCTTTTTTGGCTTCATCATATTTTTATACAGTGTATTAACTGACGACTCCCATGAAGTTAAAATTCCTGATAAAACGGCTTTAGTTCTTAACTTTTATGGCACCATTGTTGAACAAAAGCATACTGTTGATCCGGCTGATGCCATAATGCAAGAAGCATTTGATCAAAAAGAAGAGAATCCTGAAATGTTGATCACAGAGATTAAAGATGTGATCAAAACGGCTAAAAATGATGTTCGAATCAAATCATTAGTTCTTTACCCTCAAAATTTGCAACGTGCAGGCTTACATCATTTACAAGAAATTGGTGCAGCCATTAATGATTTTAAACAGTCAGGAAAAGAAGTTGTCGCTTTTGGAGATTATTTTAGCCAAGACCAATATCATATAGCGTCATACGCAGATAAAGTATGGATAAACCCTGAAGGTGCGATAGTTCTAGAAGGTTATGGCCGTTACAGAACTTACTTTAAAGCAGCGTTAGACAAACTTAATGTTACTGCACATGTATTTAAAGTTGGAACTTATAAGTCCGCTGTTGAACCATATCTACGAGACGATATGTCAGAAAAAGCCAAAGAAGCAAACAAACAGTGGCTTGATCAGCTTTGGACAAGTTACAAGTATGATATAGCTGAAAACCGTAATTTGGATATGGCTAACTTTGATGAAACCGCTGTTGGCTTATTAGCAAAGCTTGAAAAAGCAGAAGGCAGCTTTGCTTTATATGCATTACAAAGTGGCTTAGTTGATGAACTTAGAACTCGTGAACAAATTCGGCTTGCTATGATAGAAAAAGTTGGTAAAGCAACAAGTGGCGATCATTTTAGTCAAATTTCTTACAAAGATTACTTAAAAGCAAATAAAGCCCCTTTCCCAGTTGTTAATCCTATGACTGATAAAGTTGCAATCATTGTTGCCAAAGGAACTATTTTAAATGGAGATCAAGAACCAGGTACTATAGGTGGAGATTCAACTGCCAAACTTTTACGAAAAGCTCGTTTAAACGATAAAGTAAAAGCGGTTGTTTTAAGAGTAGATAGCGGTGGAGGCAGTGCTTATGCTTCAGAAATCATTCGTCAAGAAGTTGAATTATTAAAAGCAGAAGGCAAACCAGTTATTGCTTCAATGGCCAATTATGCTGCATCAGGAGGTTACTGGATTTCAGCATCAGCAAATGAAATTTGGGCATCACCAAATACCATCACTGGTTCAATTGGTATTTTTGGTATGTTTCCTACATTTGACCGTGCCCTTGATAAATTAGGTATTCATACTGACGGTATAGGTACTTCTGAATTGGCTGGCCTTGGTGTTAGTCGTCCATTAGATAAAGATATTGGTAATATCATTCAAGCAAGCATTAACCGTGGATACAAAGAGTTTATAACTCTAGTTTCTGAAAATCGTGGTATGACGCTCGAACAAGTTGATGCTATCGCTCAAGGTCGTGTTTGGACTGGAGCTAAAGCTCAAGAGTTAGGATTAGTTGATAAACTAGGAAATCTTGATGATGCAGTTATTGCTGCTGCAGACAGAGCTGGTTTAAAGACTTATGACACTTGGGTTGTTGAAAAAGAGCTTAGTGCAAAAGATATGTTTTTAAGAAATATGTTTGAATCAGCACAAGTATTTTTACCTGAAAGTGAATCTACTATGATGAACTTATCTAACCCTACCCTCAAACAACGCATTATGGCAATGATTAATGAGTTTGAAAGTATCAATCAATTAAATGATCCTAAAGGTGTGTACTCGTTCTGCTTAGCTTGTGAAGTGAACTAA
- the asnS gene encoding asparagine--tRNA ligase → MTFTAITDALAGKSAVGETVTVKGWIRTRRDSKAGISFLAIHDGSCFDPIQAVVPSDLNNYEEEVLKLTTGASVSVTGTLVESMGKGQSFEIQATNVEVLGFVEDPDTYPMAAKRHSIEFLREQAHLRNRTNIGGAVTRVRNCLAQAIHRFMHEKGYFWISTPLITGSDTEGAGEMFRVSTLDLENLPRDDKGAVDYTEDFFGKETFLTVSGQLNAETLACAMSKVYTFGPTFRAENSNTSRHLAEFWMMEPEIAFADLGDAATLAEEMLRYVFKAVLKERPDDMAFFQQRVDKTVIDRLQSVVDSDFVRMDYTDAIDILQKCGKKFENKVEWGVDLNSEHERYLAEEHVKGPLVLMNYPKDIKAFYMRLNDDGKTVAAMDVLAPGIGEIIGGAQREERLDVLDMRLGEMGLDKADYSWYRDLRRYGTVPHAGFGLGFERLVVYATGMQNVRDVIPFPRTPNNADY, encoded by the coding sequence ATGACATTTACTGCAATTACTGATGCCCTAGCGGGTAAATCAGCTGTTGGCGAAACAGTGACAGTAAAGGGTTGGATCAGAACCCGCCGTGACTCTAAAGCCGGTATTTCCTTTTTAGCTATTCACGATGGTTCGTGTTTCGATCCTATTCAAGCAGTTGTGCCAAGTGATTTGAATAATTATGAAGAAGAAGTTTTAAAATTAACTACTGGGGCATCAGTTTCTGTAACCGGTACGCTTGTTGAGTCTATGGGTAAAGGTCAATCGTTTGAAATTCAAGCGACGAATGTTGAAGTACTTGGTTTTGTTGAAGACCCAGATACTTACCCAATGGCGGCAAAACGTCATTCAATTGAATTTTTACGTGAACAAGCTCATTTACGTAATCGCACTAATATAGGCGGCGCCGTAACTCGCGTTCGTAACTGTTTAGCGCAAGCTATTCATCGCTTCATGCATGAAAAAGGTTACTTCTGGATCAGCACGCCTCTAATTACTGGGTCTGATACCGAAGGTGCAGGTGAAATGTTCCGTGTAAGTACGTTAGATTTAGAAAACTTACCTCGTGATGATAAAGGTGCAGTTGATTACACCGAAGATTTTTTCGGTAAAGAAACATTCCTAACGGTATCTGGTCAGCTTAACGCTGAAACGCTAGCCTGTGCCATGTCTAAGGTTTATACCTTTGGTCCTACATTCCGTGCTGAAAATTCAAATACTTCACGTCATTTAGCAGAGTTTTGGATGATGGAGCCTGAAATTGCCTTTGCTGATTTAGGCGATGCAGCTACACTTGCTGAAGAAATGTTACGTTATGTATTTAAAGCTGTTTTAAAAGAACGCCCAGATGACATGGCTTTCTTCCAACAACGAGTTGATAAAACCGTTATTGACCGTTTGCAATCAGTAGTCGATTCAGACTTTGTGCGTATGGATTACACCGATGCTATCGATATCTTACAAAAATGTGGTAAGAAATTTGAAAACAAAGTTGAATGGGGTGTAGATTTAAATTCAGAACACGAACGTTACCTTGCTGAAGAGCATGTTAAAGGTCCACTGGTATTAATGAATTACCCGAAAGACATTAAAGCTTTTTACATGCGTTTAAATGATGATGGTAAAACAGTTGCTGCTATGGATGTACTTGCGCCAGGTATCGGTGAGATCATTGGTGGCGCACAACGTGAAGAACGTTTAGATGTACTTGATATGCGTTTAGGTGAAATGGGCTTAGACAAGGCTGATTACAGTTGGTACCGCGACTTACGTCGTTACGGCACTGTTCCTCATGCTGGTTTTGGCTTAGGCTTTGAACGTTTAGTTGTTTATGCAACAGGCATGCAAAACGTTCGTGACGTGATCCCTTTCCCACGTACACCGAATAATGCTGATTACTAA
- a CDS encoding nitroreductase family protein: MSAIKFLLSRQSNGFLAEPGPSPEQLKSIFATAMAVPDHAGLNPYKFHQIEGDGLTKLTNIYVDAIKAITNDEFKIAKAEKMAYRAPLLIVVSTDYKKHPKVPEQEQLVTAGCAAHAVQMASTALGFGSMWRTGDVAYSNIVKKGLGISANNDIVGFIYIGSKSKELPNKTRKTADDFIEIWQ, translated from the coding sequence ATGTCCGCGATTAAATTTTTATTATCAAGACAATCAAATGGTTTCTTAGCTGAACCCGGCCCTTCACCTGAACAATTAAAATCCATTTTTGCTACCGCCATGGCAGTTCCTGATCATGCTGGATTAAACCCTTATAAATTTCATCAAATAGAAGGCGATGGTTTAACAAAGTTAACCAACATATATGTTGATGCAATTAAAGCGATAACAAACGACGAGTTTAAAATTGCTAAAGCCGAAAAAATGGCTTACCGGGCGCCATTACTCATTGTGGTATCAACAGATTATAAAAAGCACCCAAAGGTACCGGAACAAGAGCAATTAGTTACTGCTGGTTGTGCTGCCCATGCAGTACAGATGGCTAGCACTGCGTTAGGGTTTGGTTCTATGTGGCGTACAGGTGATGTAGCTTATAGCAATATAGTAAAAAAGGGGCTTGGTATATCAGCCAACAATGACATTGTTGGCTTCATATATATTGGCTCTAAGAGTAAAGAATTACCTAACAAAACAAGAAAAACTGCTGATGATTTTATTGAAATTTGGCAGTAA
- a CDS encoding alanine/glycine:cation symporter family protein: MLEFVNFINGIIWSPFLIYLCLGTGLFFSYKTRFVQVRFFREMYRLLLSGKSSDKGISSFQALAVSLSGRVGTGNIAGVAAAIGFGGPGAVFWMWVVAFLGASTAYVESTLAQIYKEEDDGAYRGGPAYYIEKAMGQKWYAWIFAIATILACGVMLPMVQSNGIGEAVEQAFGTAGTLDTALGVISYAKIYTATAIVLLLGFIIFGGVKRIAHFTQIVVPFMALAYILISIVIIGLNIDQLPHVFMLIINDAFTPMAGVGAAIGWGVKRGVYSNEAGQGTGPHAAAAAEVDHPAQQGLVQAFSVYIDTLFVCSATAFMILITGAYNVHGVGDAFIIQNVAAEVAANSPAFTQMAVDSVFVGVGKPFIAVALFFFAFTTILAYYFIAENNIYWIRRTFKVPALTFMLKATIMTATFYGTVKAADVAWGMGDIGVGLMAWLNIVGILIIFFMSKPALKALKDYEEQRKAGVEKYTFDPKKLGIKNADIWEKKL, encoded by the coding sequence TTGCTAGAGTTTGTTAATTTTATAAATGGCATTATATGGAGTCCATTTTTAATATACCTTTGTTTAGGTACTGGTCTGTTTTTCTCATACAAAACTCGTTTTGTACAAGTTCGTTTCTTTCGAGAAATGTACCGTTTACTGTTATCAGGTAAAAGTTCAGATAAGGGTATTTCATCTTTTCAAGCTTTAGCCGTTTCATTATCTGGCCGTGTTGGTACAGGTAATATTGCTGGTGTTGCTGCTGCTATTGGTTTTGGTGGACCAGGTGCCGTATTTTGGATGTGGGTTGTTGCCTTTTTGGGTGCGTCGACAGCGTATGTTGAATCAACATTAGCGCAAATTTATAAAGAAGAAGATGATGGCGCTTATCGCGGTGGTCCAGCGTACTACATTGAAAAAGCGATGGGACAAAAATGGTATGCCTGGATATTTGCCATAGCAACAATTTTAGCCTGTGGCGTTATGCTGCCTATGGTGCAATCCAATGGTATTGGTGAAGCTGTAGAGCAAGCCTTTGGTACTGCAGGTACTCTTGATACTGCATTGGGCGTTATTAGTTATGCTAAAATTTATACTGCTACCGCAATTGTGTTATTACTCGGTTTTATCATTTTTGGTGGTGTTAAGCGTATTGCTCATTTCACTCAAATAGTAGTACCTTTTATGGCGCTTGCTTATATTTTAATTTCAATCGTTATCATTGGTTTAAACATCGACCAATTACCACATGTATTCATGTTAATTATTAACGATGCCTTTACACCTATGGCAGGTGTTGGCGCAGCAATTGGCTGGGGTGTTAAGCGCGGTGTTTATTCAAATGAAGCAGGTCAAGGAACTGGTCCACATGCAGCAGCTGCTGCTGAAGTAGATCATCCGGCTCAACAAGGTTTAGTACAAGCTTTTTCAGTTTATATTGATACGTTATTTGTTTGTTCTGCAACTGCATTTATGATCCTTATTACTGGCGCATACAATGTACATGGTGTTGGTGATGCGTTTATTATTCAAAATGTAGCTGCAGAAGTAGCCGCTAACAGTCCTGCATTTACTCAGATGGCAGTAGATAGCGTGTTTGTTGGTGTAGGAAAACCATTTATAGCCGTTGCATTATTCTTTTTCGCCTTTACTACAATATTGGCCTATTACTTTATTGCTGAAAATAATATCTATTGGATTAGACGCACATTTAAAGTACCAGCGTTAACTTTCATGTTAAAAGCAACAATAATGACTGCAACCTTTTACGGTACGGTAAAAGCTGCCGACGTAGCTTGGGGGATGGGCGACATTGGTGTAGGTCTTATGGCATGGTTAAATATAGTTGGCATCCTAATTATTTTCTTTATGTCAAAACCTGCGCTTAAAGCATTAAAAGATTATGAAGAGCAGCGTAAAGCAGGTGTTGAAAAATACACATTTGATCCTAAAAAACTTGGTATTAAGAATGCTGATATATGGGAAAAGAAGCTTTAA
- the bioA gene encoding adenosylmethionine--8-amino-7-oxononanoate transaminase — translation MVKKYTEILTYDQEHLWHPYTSMATPLPSYLVEHAEGVYLHLSSGEKIIDGMSSWWSVVHGYNHPALNDAMKVQIDKFSHVMFGGLTHQPAVDLAEKLINLTPAGLNKVFLADSGSVAVEVAIKMAIQYQHSKNKPAKNRLLTIKNGYHGDTFAAMSVCDPVNGMHQLFSGFITENYFADAPQIGFNQTWHESELDSIKQQFNDNHQHIAALILEPIVQGAGGMRFYHPEFLKACRELCDQYDVLLIADEIATGFGRSGKLFACEHAGISPDILCLGKALTGGYLTLAATLCTEHVATIISEGEAGVFMHGPTFMGNPLACAAANASLDLLVNNDWQSQVSNIEAQLKTELLPLATNRNVENVRVLGAIGVIEAKYSVNMANIQKKFVELGVWIRPFGKLIYIMPPFVISRDELYKLTTAMAKIIDCDDLFNK, via the coding sequence ATGGTTAAAAAGTATACAGAAATCTTAACGTATGACCAAGAACATCTTTGGCACCCATACACTTCAATGGCTACGCCGCTGCCATCTTACCTTGTCGAACACGCTGAAGGTGTATATTTACATTTATCCAGCGGTGAAAAAATCATCGATGGTATGTCATCTTGGTGGTCTGTTGTCCATGGTTACAATCACCCTGCGTTAAATGATGCGATGAAAGTACAAATAGATAAGTTCTCACATGTAATGTTTGGCGGTTTAACTCATCAACCGGCTGTAGATTTAGCAGAAAAGCTAATCAACTTAACGCCTGCAGGTTTAAATAAAGTATTTCTTGCCGATAGCGGCTCTGTAGCGGTAGAAGTTGCTATAAAAATGGCTATCCAATATCAACATAGTAAAAATAAACCAGCTAAAAATAGGCTTCTGACTATTAAAAATGGTTACCATGGTGATACGTTTGCTGCTATGTCTGTTTGCGATCCTGTTAATGGTATGCATCAATTGTTTAGTGGATTTATTACTGAAAACTACTTTGCAGACGCTCCACAAATTGGTTTTAATCAAACGTGGCACGAATCTGAGTTGGATAGTATAAAGCAACAGTTTAATGATAATCATCAACATATTGCTGCACTTATATTAGAACCGATAGTACAAGGTGCTGGTGGTATGCGTTTTTACCACCCTGAATTTTTAAAAGCTTGCCGAGAATTGTGCGATCAATACGATGTTTTACTAATTGCCGATGAAATTGCTACGGGATTTGGTCGCAGCGGAAAATTATTTGCCTGTGAGCATGCAGGTATTAGCCCTGATATCTTATGTTTGGGTAAGGCATTAACTGGAGGTTATCTTACACTTGCAGCAACACTATGTACTGAACATGTGGCTACAATCATCAGTGAAGGAGAAGCTGGTGTGTTTATGCATGGCCCTACGTTTATGGGCAACCCACTAGCCTGCGCCGCGGCAAATGCTAGTTTAGATTTACTTGTTAACAATGACTGGCAAAGCCAAGTAAGTAATATTGAAGCACAATTAAAAACCGAACTTTTACCGTTAGCTACTAATAGAAATGTTGAGAATGTTCGAGTGCTTGGTGCTATTGGCGTAATAGAAGCTAAGTATTCGGTGAACATGGCAAACATTCAAAAGAAATTTGTTGAACTTGGTGTTTGGATCAGACCTTTCGGCAAGCTTATTTATATAATGCCACCGTTTGTGATTAGCCGAGACGAATTATATAAATTAACCACGGCAATGGCTAAAATCATTGATTGTGATGATCTTTTTAATAAATAA
- a CDS encoding DUF349 domain-containing protein has translation MIFDKFFKAKWQHKDANVRIQAIQEFDLLEQRNVEIIKQLIEHDTSELVCRAALLKLNNVDQFLSCANTHNKLNIRQFAHQRLQLQILEPGNVITASQKVSYLKQCDKASFLESWLMIEHDHVLLQALITKVNKPHSLAQFMVKTDNIDLQREILSDINEISLLEKLDKKLSDGEFKTELVNKLTNLQELAAKPEKIKKQLQLLLSKLLALKDLQDFADMQERKGSLEEEWHTVVADFENLSIEEKQQHLDKYEHIQQQLKKHFAQREEVYLHEQFIKDQKTKQQAEKQAINTEITIISQQISEAVFENTELDEFKVSQHLDNINVQIESSTVVDSEKDNLYKQVKSLHKKLNQLPEVAECVSSATSLISKLSTLAIPATIEELNLRKPVFEQWQQQWQQINDLANDVLPQSIISARDELQSSWSKALKPLVKEQHLAFEHFRKKVSELKRLMANGKYKSAFGLHKKLTYLFNDLSVSQQERLTSDFETVTGKINELHELEAFVVTPRKQEMLAEIKALVEQPLDNPTAQAEQVKTFRKHWNSLGHADELLDKELNDHFNEACELAFAPCRAFYAEQANIRANHLQQKLEIIGKLDVLLTESKAEQVNWRDIDNQLHKLLKEWRDSGEVDRSEYVKIQPKFNKLVEPLKKSINAFHHDNAEAKQALIEKAKLQLDSEDVFSAINELKSLQHKWQDIGHAGPNKENSLWMSFRKINDKAFAKRNEIKQQEQVQLTAQADEFTSQLTTLNDAVTSAVELKEQQKLLADIEMLISNLKSTKPLLKALLNQAITAENNVKAKIKASQSAAKQQVFVNLFSVMADITSESNLDQNSCYLALPASWQKTVQLALGKESNKEQREQITLELEILANIESPAQFSEQRLAVQVQLLSDKMVQGEEINVTTKLKQWLNCGALLEDEKDLLARVKAVFVKS, from the coding sequence ATGATATTTGACAAATTTTTCAAAGCAAAGTGGCAGCATAAAGATGCCAACGTTCGTATACAAGCAATTCAAGAATTCGATTTACTTGAGCAACGTAATGTAGAAATTATTAAGCAGTTGATAGAACATGACACTAGTGAATTAGTTTGCAGAGCTGCTCTGCTTAAACTAAATAATGTAGATCAATTTCTTAGCTGTGCTAATACACACAATAAATTAAATATTCGCCAGTTCGCTCATCAACGTCTGCAATTACAAATTTTAGAACCTGGAAATGTAATAACTGCATCTCAAAAAGTTAGTTATTTAAAACAGTGTGACAAAGCATCGTTTTTAGAAAGCTGGCTGATGATTGAACATGATCATGTACTATTACAGGCACTAATTACTAAAGTAAACAAACCTCATTCTCTAGCTCAATTCATGGTCAAAACCGACAATATTGATTTACAGCGTGAAATTTTATCAGATATTAATGAAATCAGCTTACTTGAGAAACTTGATAAAAAATTAAGTGATGGCGAATTTAAAACAGAGCTGGTTAATAAACTAACAAATTTACAAGAGCTTGCTGCTAAACCAGAAAAAATTAAAAAGCAATTACAGTTACTTTTATCAAAGTTACTTGCCTTAAAAGACCTGCAAGACTTTGCTGATATGCAAGAGCGTAAAGGTTCTTTAGAGGAAGAATGGCATACTGTTGTTGCAGATTTCGAAAATTTAAGTATCGAAGAAAAACAACAACACCTTGATAAATATGAACATATACAACAGCAATTGAAAAAACATTTTGCTCAACGAGAAGAAGTTTACTTACACGAGCAATTTATAAAAGATCAAAAAACTAAGCAGCAAGCCGAAAAACAAGCAATTAATACTGAAATAACGATAATTTCTCAGCAGATTAGTGAAGCAGTATTTGAAAATACTGAACTAGATGAATTTAAAGTCAGTCAACATTTAGACAACATAAATGTTCAAATTGAGTCATCTACAGTAGTCGATTCAGAGAAAGATAATTTATATAAACAAGTTAAAAGCTTACATAAGAAGCTGAACCAATTACCTGAAGTTGCAGAATGCGTAAGCAGTGCGACATCACTTATTTCTAAATTATCTACCTTAGCTATTCCTGCAACAATAGAGGAGCTAAATCTTCGCAAACCTGTTTTTGAACAGTGGCAACAACAATGGCAGCAAATAAATGATTTGGCTAATGATGTGTTACCACAATCTATTATTAGTGCCAGAGATGAATTGCAAAGTAGTTGGTCTAAAGCACTCAAACCGCTTGTGAAAGAACAACATTTAGCATTTGAGCATTTCCGCAAAAAAGTGTCTGAATTAAAACGTTTAATGGCAAATGGAAAATATAAATCAGCTTTTGGTCTGCATAAAAAACTAACTTATTTATTTAATGATTTGTCAGTAAGTCAGCAAGAACGATTAACTTCAGATTTTGAAACGGTTACCGGCAAAATTAATGAATTACATGAACTAGAAGCATTCGTTGTAACACCACGTAAACAAGAAATGTTAGCTGAAATCAAAGCTCTTGTAGAACAACCATTAGATAACCCTACAGCTCAAGCTGAGCAGGTAAAAACGTTCAGAAAACATTGGAATTCGTTAGGCCATGCAGATGAACTTTTAGATAAAGAGCTGAATGACCACTTTAACGAAGCTTGTGAACTTGCTTTTGCTCCATGTCGTGCTTTTTATGCAGAACAAGCAAATATTAGAGCAAATCATTTGCAACAAAAGTTGGAAATAATCGGCAAACTTGATGTTCTTTTGACAGAATCAAAAGCTGAACAAGTAAATTGGCGTGACATTGATAATCAACTACATAAACTATTAAAAGAATGGCGTGATTCTGGTGAAGTAGACCGTTCAGAATATGTAAAAATACAGCCTAAATTTAATAAATTAGTAGAACCACTTAAAAAGTCTATTAATGCATTCCACCATGATAACGCTGAAGCAAAACAGGCATTAATTGAGAAGGCAAAGCTGCAACTTGACAGTGAAGATGTATTTTCAGCGATTAATGAACTTAAATCTTTACAACATAAATGGCAAGATATAGGCCATGCAGGTCCGAATAAAGAAAATAGCCTATGGATGTCGTTTAGAAAAATTAATGATAAAGCTTTTGCCAAACGCAATGAAATTAAACAACAAGAGCAAGTACAATTAACTGCTCAAGCCGATGAATTTACATCACAATTAACTACATTAAATGACGCAGTAACTTCGGCTGTTGAATTAAAAGAACAACAAAAGCTACTTGCCGACATTGAAATGTTGATCAGTAACTTAAAAAGCACGAAACCTTTACTTAAAGCGTTATTGAATCAAGCGATAACTGCTGAAAATAATGTCAAGGCTAAGATTAAAGCATCTCAATCTGCAGCAAAACAGCAAGTATTCGTTAATTTATTTAGCGTTATGGCAGACATTACTAGTGAGTCTAATCTTGATCAAAACAGCTGTTACCTAGCTTTGCCAGCGAGTTGGCAAAAAACCGTTCAATTGGCTCTAGGTAAAGAAAGTAATAAAGAGCAGCGCGAACAGATCACTTTAGAACTTGAAATTCTTGCTAACATCGAATCACCAGCACAGTTTTCTGAACAAAGGTTGGCCGTTCAGGTTCAATTATTATCAGATAAGATGGTGCAGGGTGAAGAAATCAATGTTACAACGAAACTAAAGCAATGGTTAAATTGTGGAGCATTGTTAGAAGATGAGAAAGATTTACTTGCACGAGTAAAAGCGGTATTTGTTAAGTCGTAA
- a CDS encoding HvfX family Cu-binding RiPP maturation protein has translation MNIINLYNTVVDKLLKLDAIPALLIRIFLAPVFIIAGYNKMQLSNSELDLFEQIMVKPEIAEWFGNAEWGLGLPFPEILANLAAWTEFFGGWLILIGLATRLLSIPLMFTMIVAATTVHLDNGWFAVTPTNPDTSSAQVFSWVGFESADSSLQNSEEAGTRLTKIREIVDKNGNPEWLYEKGNVVLLNNGIEFASTYFIMLLALFFIGAGRYVSLDYWLFKPEEDDVKPIE, from the coding sequence ATGAATATCATAAATTTATATAACACGGTAGTTGATAAGTTGTTGAAGCTAGATGCTATACCTGCTTTATTAATAAGAATTTTTTTAGCGCCAGTATTTATTATCGCGGGCTATAACAAGATGCAATTAAGTAATAGTGAACTTGATCTGTTTGAACAAATTATGGTCAAACCTGAAATTGCTGAGTGGTTTGGGAATGCAGAGTGGGGGCTTGGATTACCATTTCCTGAAATTTTAGCCAATTTAGCCGCGTGGACTGAATTTTTTGGAGGTTGGTTAATTTTAATTGGCTTAGCAACACGTTTACTCAGTATTCCCTTAATGTTTACCATGATTGTGGCGGCAACAACTGTTCATTTAGATAATGGCTGGTTCGCTGTTACTCCTACGAATCCAGATACCAGTTCAGCTCAGGTGTTTTCTTGGGTTGGCTTTGAAAGTGCCGATAGCAGTCTACAAAATAGCGAAGAAGCAGGTACAAGACTAACTAAGATTAGAGAAATTGTAGATAAGAATGGTAATCCTGAATGGCTTTACGAAAAAGGTAATGTGGTATTACTAAATAATGGTATAGAATTCGCCTCCACTTATTTTATTATGTTATTAGCATTATTTTTTATTGGTGCGGGCCGATACGTAAGTTTAGATTACTGGCTTTTTAAACCTGAAGAAGATGATGTAAAACCAATTGAATAA
- a CDS encoding YeaC family protein codes for MDLFEVVDNMSIEMYERLKHAAETGKWPEGTPVDKAQRDSALQLAMAYQSRHLNSDDILTIGSDGGIVHKTKAQLKKQFKQAATAEASDSNDDIARFTNL; via the coding sequence ATGGATCTTTTTGAAGTTGTCGATAATATGTCGATTGAAATGTATGAACGTCTTAAACATGCGGCTGAAACTGGTAAATGGCCAGAAGGCACTCCTGTTGATAAAGCGCAAAGAGATTCGGCTCTTCAGCTTGCTATGGCTTATCAGTCAAGACATTTAAATAGTGATGATATTCTTACTATCGGCAGTGATGGTGGCATCGTTCATAAAACCAAAGCCCAGTTAAAAAAACAATTTAAACAAGCTGCAACAGCTGAAGCTTCAGATAGCAATGATGATATAGCCAGGTTCACAAACTTATGA